Part of the Novipirellula caenicola genome is shown below.
GACGGACTAGGAAGTCCACCATACACCTCTTGCCGCAGGCAAACTTCACTGAATCGCAATGCAAATCGCAACAGTGAGCCGTGGGCCGTAAGGCACCGGGTACCGCGTGGGACCCAGCCGCTGACGCGTCGCGGCTCAGTAGATCAACAAACCGTTGATGAATTCCGCTACCAAGTTCCCGCCTCTGATGCGTTCTCAGACAGTGCCTAGCCGAGTGATCTTCATAGCGGAGCGGCGTGGGGCCTCGCCCGGTCAAAATCGAACGTTTTACCCGCCACAACCGGCCGGCCCCGCGCCGAACCGCTACCCAAAGTTAGGTGGCACTGGACGCTCGGCGGCTGGCACCTTAAGGGCGTCCCATTACAATTCGGCAAACGGCAGCTTGAGTGGATGAACCTGTGTTGGAATCCACGGAATCATTTCTGCCAGAACTTGACCATTAGATTTAAAGAGACTTGTGTGGACTTTCCGGTAATCGTGACAGCAATCTATGGAGTTTTTGTCGTTTTTGGAGGAGTCATGGGCTATGTCAAAGCTCAAAGCAAGGCTTCTTTGATCGCAGGCGGCATCACCGGCGGACTCCTTCTGCTCTCGGCGTTTCTGATTGCCCAAGGCATCACAGCAGGAGCCATTCTAGGGATCGTTGTCTCGCTACTGTTGATTGGCCAGTTCGGCCCCTCGCTGCTGAAGAAGTTCAAGGTAATGCCGAACCTGCTGGTGGTCGTGCTGGGATTGATCACCGTCGGCGTACTCGCGCTGAGCTTTTTCCAATAGGCTATGCTTCTTCCAATAGGTTTCGGTTCTTCCAATAGACTACAGAAATCAAAGCGGACGTGCGGCGCAGCGGATCCCATGCGTCCATCGGTGCACGATAGAATCAGGTGGTACGGCGAGCCGGGGTGCGTCCGCCGTGATCATGCCAGTAGCAACCGGGAGCGTCCGAAGTGAACCAGCACCGTGTATCGATGCCCCAGGACCGGCGAGCGTTTCTTCGCGCGAGTGCCTGGGGCGCCGCCGCGACGACCGTTGCCGGTATGGGGATGTCCCGTTTAGGGTTGGCGGAAACGCCTGGGGCTGCGGCGTCCGCTCTGCTGCCGACCCGGCCCGCCAGCATTCAAGTGCTGATGCCGCGAGATCGAGTGCCGCTGTCGTACATCATTGATGACTCGACGTGCCTGGTGAACATGGGACACTTCTGCACTCCGCAGTTCGCGACCGCCTTGCCAAACCGCACCGAGTATCAAAAACCGTGGAGATCATGGCCGCGTGAGATCCCCGATAGCTTTGTCCGCAAGTTTGGTCAGTGGTGTGCTAGCCAGGGCGTGAAAGGCAAGTACAGTATCGTCCCCAACCCTGCCTGCGTCGGCTGGCTCGACCGAGAACTGCCCGGTTGGTCGCGATCCGATATGCAGTCCAGCCTAAAACTTGTCCGCGAATTGATGCTTCCCAACTGGGACATTCATCCCGAGATGATCACGCATACGCGTGTGATCGACTTGAAGACCGGCCGACCGATGCAGGAAATCAGTGCGGCAACGATGGAGAATTCGTATCCCCAGGAAAAGAAGAGCGTCGACGAATTGGCAGCCTACCTGGCCTATGCCCTTCGCCTTGTGAAGAACTGTGATCTTCCCTGCGAAGGAATCACCACTCCCGGTGGCTTTGGCAATTCGATGAAAGGCGAACTGCCGATCGCGGTCGACCAAGCGGTTCGCGACGTCTACGGAATCGAACTGCCGCACTACTTCAAATACGTCATCTCGGGCGACCAGAGCACCGAACCCAAGCTCGAACATTTACGCGGCGTGGGAACCGACGACGTGCGGGTGACAGTGAACGTGCCGGCGGGAACAGGCGATTGGTTTGGCGGTTGGCAAGGCGATTCCCTCTCGGAACCGGATCGCTACTGCAATGCCGCAGCGACCAGCGGCCGAATGGTCGAACTGATCCAGCGGCGGCAACCGGCGGTCATGATCTGTCATTGGCCGGGGATGTACAGCAACGGCAGCGAAGAAGGATTCCGTTCCTTCCAACGAGTCGTTGGGGCGTTGGCGTCGCGATTCGCCGACGACACGATCTGGATGAAGGTCAGCGAGATTGCCCGTTACTGGGCCGCCAAACAGCTGACCGAAATTAGCCGCGTGGGTAACCGTTTGATGCTGACCGCCCCCTTTGCCGCGGAACGATTCACGTTGCAGATTGACGGCGGTTCGGGACCTGTGAGTCTCCAGCAGGGAAACGATCGCACGCTACTTCGCGAGACGACCGATCGATCGACTTTGGATGCAGGGACATGGCTCGCCAACGATCAAAAACTTGTCGCCTGTTTCAACTTGCCCAAGGGAACAAGCGAGCTCGTGCTAGCAGCGACTTCCTAGACCTTTGTCAGTCATTCATTTGAGGGTAGTGGATCTTGCTAAAGATCCTCCCAGCCCCAAGAAACAGCGAGTTTTATTTTAGCAAGCTCCACTCCATCAAAGCACCAAAGTTTCAGACAAGTCGAAGCACGAGCCCCCACTTCGCCCGCCGACCGCCAACCGCCCCCTCGTCAAAGCGGGATATAAGGCAGAACGGATCAACGATTCTTTCCAGACGCTTTTTGCCAGCCCGAACAAATCCTTCTTCGTTGATGACTCGTCGGCAACGTCGCAACCGGAGGCAATGCTTCACAGCATCCGGCGGATGCCCGTCTTGCACTGGAAACTCATCAAGCCGAGCAGGATCATCATCGCCGGTACAACACCGCGGTAGCTCGTGACTCTTCCGACCAATGCACCGTGACCGTCCGCTGCGTCAGAGTTCCAATCGATAAAACCAGAGCAATGGGCGTCGGCTACTTGGTATGTGATTAGCACTCGTGAGCGAGAAAATCTCCCTGGCTTAATGGGATATTTCATGCACGCCCTCTTCCTGCCCAAACGACGCCAAGCAAATTTGCTAGCAATTGATGCAGTCGAATCGCAGACGCTGCCCCCCCGTTGGCTGCGACTACCAAAGCGAATAAGCTGGGTTCATTCACGGTAGTATCATGGAGTTAAGGGTTTGGAAGAACAATTCGAGACAGGCGGCACTTCGCTGGTGACTTGGGGAGGCGGCGTAGCCGCGGCAGTGACGACTGGGTGGCAGGCGTGGAAGAATCACAAACGTTTCCTTCGACTTGCCCGTCAATTCTCTTGGGGCCGCGAAAAGCTTCGCCAACTGCGTGCTCGTGCGATTGGTGGTCCGATCACGCACCTGCACCAATTGACTCATCTATCGCGACGAATGTCAGCGATATCCATTCAGGGTGCGCACGGAAACCTGTCAGGCGTTGAACACTTACGGGCGATTGCTCAACAGTACTGCGATGAAACCCGACAGATGGTCGCGTCAATTTTGGAAGACGACGCAAAAGATATTCACGTCTGCATCAAGATGATTTACCCCGCACCGGCGGAAGAAGACGGCCGCGGCGGTGATGTGATTGCAACGTATTCCCGAAGTTCCAATGCAGGGGCGCGTGGCTCAATCGACAGCGACGCCGAAGTAGATCAGCACACAGCCGGAGCCTGCTCGACGTGGGCTAGCATCTACGGAATCAGCGATGGCAAAACGAAATGGCAGCCATTGCGATGCTTTTGCTGCCCAGATCTTGCTGCCGCCAAGAATCAATACCAATGCACCCGCGAAGATTGGCAGGACCGTTATGCATCTGCGTTGGTTGTTCCCATTCGCTACGCTTCAGACGGTAACGCGGACCACATGGAAACCATCGGCTTCCTGGCGATTGACAGCTCTTCATCCGAGGGGATGAAGAAGCTGCCCAACGCATTTGCATACTCACAGAACCCTGCCGCGTTTGAAAATCAGCTAAAGATGCACCCCGTTTTTGACGCTGCGGCGATAGCCGCCGACATGCTAGGCTCTGCGTTCTCGTACACGTTCGAGACGTTGCGACAGACCGAATCTTCAGCAGCTACAATGTCGCGTGCGAAGAAGCCTTCGGTACGACGTTTGCCAATTTGTCACGAGACAGAAGCCAAAACGAAAAACGAAGTCTCTATCACGGAAAGCACAAATGATTGAACGAATGCTAGCATCTGGCGGAATAACCGTCGGCGAGTCGTACGAAATGCAGGAGAATGGGAAAACCATCACGGTTCGCTCGATCGGCCCATTTCGTGAGCGGTCCGAACCGGATCGGGAAGCCGCCGCCAAACGTCAGCTTCAAGAAATCGGTGGAACTTCACGCTTGCCTAATGAACGCTGAACCTGAACGCAATGGAAACCGCTAAAAGCAATGGTCCGATTCAAGCGGTCTGTTTGTAGGTCAGCGGATGGCCACTAGGTTGGGATCTATCACTACCGCTCTCCGGGAGAAAAGGTACGCGGACTCTTTTGCATGTTGCAGAAGGTAGTTTTGTGCTCCGCTTGCCGATACCGGGTAGCGATTGAAGTGGAAAAAGATATACCCAATCACCGTACCGGGAAATTGATCAGCTCCAATCCTACGACATGCAGGAAGTCGCGTACGTTATGAGTTGCCAGCGGCGCTCCCAACATAACTGCCGTTGCAGCAATCCAC
Proteins encoded:
- a CDS encoding TMEM14 family protein, producing the protein MDFPVIVTAIYGVFVVFGGVMGYVKAQSKASLIAGGITGGLLLLSAFLIAQGITAGAILGIVVSLLLIGQFGPSLLKKFKVMPNLLVVVLGLITVGVLALSFFQ